A single Saccharolobus shibatae B12 DNA region contains:
- the argH gene encoding argininosuccinate lyase, which produces MLYRKWGSEKDEVVNYTSSIDSDKEIIEEVKLTMKAHVISLYLSGYIKKEAAKKMLAALNEFKEISQGYEDVHEALEDFLLKNVGEEAGWIGLGRSRNDHVATALRLKLRNKLIELLTEINSLRKTLLDKAREHITTIFPSYTHLQLAQPTTFAHYLTYIEEELASRWEIIFSTLKLVNKSPLGSGAIVGTNVKIDREKEAELLGFDDIVYNTLSATSSRADIITTISELTVLMVVLSRIAEDLIFFSSNKLVKLPDSHVSTSSLMPQKRNPVTMEILRAKAAESIGILTSLLSIYKGLPTGYNLDLQEMNKYYWIAVNYTISSIRVLGSLFSQIQVNKVNIDESSLATDDAELLSINKKVPYRSAYFEIAKKVREGSYKSTLKIEDSINMKAVIGSPNFDLITNLIKSRETKLEEDEKEIEAYKLKIISKVGELQVIENGIEE; this is translated from the coding sequence ATGCTATATAGAAAATGGGGATCCGAAAAAGATGAAGTAGTTAACTATACCTCATCCATAGATAGTGACAAAGAGATCATAGAAGAAGTAAAATTGACTATGAAGGCACATGTAATAAGCCTTTATTTGAGTGGGTATATAAAGAAGGAAGCCGCTAAAAAGATGCTTGCTGCATTAAACGAGTTTAAAGAAATTAGCCAAGGATATGAGGACGTCCATGAAGCGTTAGAGGATTTCTTGTTAAAGAATGTAGGAGAAGAGGCTGGATGGATCGGATTAGGTAGAAGTAGAAATGATCACGTTGCTACAGCTTTAAGACTGAAACTAAGAAATAAGTTAATAGAACTTCTAACTGAGATTAATAGCCTAAGGAAAACATTATTAGATAAAGCGAGAGAGCACATTACAACAATATTTCCCTCATATACACATTTGCAATTAGCGCAACCTACAACCTTCGCTCACTATTTAACCTATATCGAGGAGGAGTTAGCTTCAAGATGGGAAATAATATTTTCCACGTTAAAACTAGTTAATAAATCGCCATTAGGCTCTGGGGCAATAGTGGGGACAAACGTTAAGATTGATAGAGAAAAAGAAGCAGAACTATTAGGATTTGATGATATAGTATATAATACATTGTCCGCTACGTCATCGAGAGCAGATATTATTACTACAATCTCAGAACTAACTGTTTTGATGGTAGTATTAAGCAGAATAGCTGAGGACTTAATTTTCTTTTCATCAAATAAATTAGTTAAATTGCCAGACTCTCATGTTAGTACGAGCAGTTTAATGCCACAAAAAAGAAATCCAGTCACAATGGAGATACTGCGAGCAAAAGCAGCAGAGTCTATTGGCATATTAACTAGTTTACTTTCTATTTACAAGGGTTTACCTACCGGCTATAACCTTGATTTACAAGAAATGAACAAATATTATTGGATTGCAGTAAATTATACAATTTCTTCAATTAGGGTTTTAGGGTCACTCTTTAGCCAAATACAAGTAAATAAAGTAAACATTGACGAATCTAGCTTAGCTACTGATGACGCAGAACTACTTTCCATAAATAAGAAAGTACCTTATAGATCGGCCTACTTTGAGATAGCTAAAAAAGTTAGGGAGGGTTCTTATAAGTCAACTTTAAAAATAGAGGATTCTATTAATATGAAGGCAGTAATCGGATCTCCTAATTTTGATTTAATAACTAATTTGATAAAAAGTAGAGAAACCAAATTGGAAGAAGATGAAAAAGAAATTGAGGCATATAAATTAAAAATTATTTCGAAGGTTGGAGAATTACAGGTGATCGAAAATGGAATTGAGGAATGA
- a CDS encoding argininosuccinate synthase, with product MKIVLAYSGGLDTTVSIRWLKETFKAEVITVTVDVGQKDDFKKIEERAYIAGASKHYTIDAVKEFANNYISYAIKLNGLYEGVYPLSTALARPLIAEKVVEVAKKEKVDAVAHGSTSKGNDQVRFDLTVKALYPDVKIIAPARIWSMTREDEIKYAKEKGIPIKVESSKYSIDENLWGRSIEGDIISDPSVEVPEDAFEWTKQIANNKEIISIEFSNGVPIAVDGEQMELHKLVGLLNLKFGNHGFGRVEHIENRVVGFKSREVYEVPAALGLIYSHIDLEKTIYTPTELRFKKYVDQLWSDLVYQGLWFEPLRETLHKIADEMNKWVAGEVRVEVNNGSFRILGRKSDYSPYSEKLASYNKGWYPSDEMARGFIEIWGMHSLIARRVRGL from the coding sequence ATGAAAATAGTCCTTGCATACTCTGGTGGACTTGATACCACAGTATCGATTAGATGGCTAAAGGAAACCTTTAAGGCCGAAGTTATAACAGTTACTGTAGATGTTGGCCAAAAAGATGATTTCAAGAAGATAGAAGAGAGAGCATACATAGCCGGTGCCTCAAAGCACTACACAATAGACGCCGTTAAGGAATTCGCCAACAATTACATATCATATGCGATAAAATTAAACGGATTATATGAGGGAGTATATCCATTGTCCACAGCATTAGCAAGACCATTAATAGCAGAAAAAGTAGTTGAAGTGGCAAAAAAGGAGAAAGTCGATGCAGTAGCTCATGGTTCTACATCCAAAGGAAACGATCAAGTAAGATTTGACCTTACAGTCAAGGCATTATACCCGGACGTTAAGATAATAGCACCAGCTAGAATATGGAGTATGACTAGAGAAGATGAGATAAAGTATGCCAAAGAGAAAGGTATACCTATCAAGGTTGAAAGCAGCAAATACAGTATAGATGAGAATCTTTGGGGAAGAAGTATAGAAGGAGATATAATCTCCGATCCTTCTGTTGAGGTCCCCGAAGATGCCTTTGAATGGACTAAACAGATCGCTAACAATAAGGAAATAATCTCTATAGAATTTAGTAATGGCGTTCCAATAGCCGTAGATGGGGAACAAATGGAATTACATAAGTTAGTAGGTTTACTAAACTTAAAATTTGGTAACCATGGATTCGGCAGAGTGGAGCATATAGAAAATAGGGTTGTTGGATTTAAGTCTAGAGAGGTATATGAGGTACCTGCGGCTCTAGGTCTAATTTACTCGCATATTGATTTAGAAAAAACCATTTATACTCCTACGGAATTAAGATTCAAAAAATACGTAGATCAGTTATGGTCTGATTTAGTATATCAAGGTTTATGGTTTGAACCACTTAGGGAGACATTACATAAAATTGCTGACGAAATGAATAAATGGGTTGCTGGAGAAGTCAGAGTAGAAGTCAATAATGGTTCGTTCAGGATATTAGGTAGAAAATCGGATTACTCTCCATATTCTGAAAAACTTGCTAGTTATAATAAAGGATGGTATCCAAGCGACGAAATGGCTAGGGGATTTATAGAGATTTGGGGAATGCACTCACTAATAGCGAGAAGAGTAAGGGGACTGTGA
- a CDS encoding ribbon-helix-helix protein, CopG family: MRKVVSVRLKEDVLRDVDIYTRKLGLNSRTEFIKQAIEFYMKSKS, translated from the coding sequence ATGCGAAAAGTAGTAAGTGTAAGACTAAAGGAAGATGTACTGAGAGATGTTGATATATATACTAGAAAACTTGGCCTAAATAGTAGAACTGAGTTCATAAAGCAAGCAATTGAATTCTATATGAAGAGTAAGAGCTAA
- the purM gene encoding phosphoribosylformylglycinamidine cyclo-ligase, which yields MVSEEYKKAGVDLERLRNYHNAISQIISSTYKNTIVGAGHYSGVIKIGNLNIAMHTDGVGTKTSLALQTGIIKPVGIDCVAMNVNDLICVGAKPVALVDYIALEKPMDNVINEIINGIVQGAKDADVEVIGGETAIMPDVIRGFDLSCTAIGVVDNLKTGVDINPGDYILGLESNGIHSNGYSLVRKLIEEGKISLDEYKSELLKPTRIYVKQVLEVMNMIKGAAHITGGAFTKLKRLTSYKIVLNMPEPPEIFKIIEKAGVPHEEMYKVFNMGIGIVLFVSEELMKEVKTKLEGYGTVYELGRVYNGNGITIKTYKNEILRV from the coding sequence GTGGTGAGTGAAGAATATAAGAAAGCAGGAGTTGATTTGGAAAGATTACGTAATTATCATAATGCAATTTCTCAAATAATCTCGTCTACTTATAAAAATACTATTGTAGGAGCGGGGCATTATTCTGGAGTAATTAAGATAGGTAATCTTAACATAGCAATGCATACTGATGGTGTAGGAACAAAGACTTCACTAGCCTTACAAACTGGAATAATAAAACCTGTAGGAATAGACTGCGTAGCTATGAATGTTAATGACCTCATATGCGTTGGAGCAAAGCCAGTTGCCTTAGTAGATTATATTGCCTTAGAAAAGCCTATGGATAATGTGATAAATGAGATTATTAATGGTATTGTTCAAGGTGCCAAAGACGCTGATGTGGAAGTTATTGGGGGAGAGACCGCTATTATGCCAGATGTGATTAGAGGATTTGATCTTTCTTGTACTGCGATAGGAGTTGTAGATAATCTAAAAACAGGAGTTGACATAAATCCTGGAGACTACATATTGGGATTAGAGAGCAATGGCATACATTCTAATGGGTACTCCTTAGTTAGGAAATTAATAGAAGAAGGTAAGATTTCACTTGATGAGTATAAAAGTGAATTATTAAAACCAACTAGAATTTATGTCAAACAAGTTTTGGAAGTTATGAATATGATAAAGGGAGCAGCACATATAACTGGCGGTGCATTTACTAAGCTTAAAAGGCTTACTAGTTATAAGATTGTCTTAAATATGCCAGAACCCCCAGAGATTTTTAAAATTATCGAAAAAGCTGGAGTGCCTCATGAGGAAATGTATAAAGTTTTCAATATGGGCATAGGTATTGTCTTATTTGTTTCAGAAGAACTAATGAAAGAAGTAAAAACAAAACTAGAAGGATATGGAACTGTATATGAACTTGGCAGAGTATATAATGGAAATGGGATCACTATAAAGACTTATAAGAACGAGATTCTCAGAGTATAG
- the purD gene encoding phosphoribosylamine--glycine ligase, producing the protein MKVLLVGDGARENVLAHSLEKSTKGYKVYALSTYINPGINSVVKTTGGEYFIGNINSPEIVKEVIKKVNPDFGVVGPEDPLFRGIADVFRQEGIPVFGANKKCARIEESKAWARELMWKYSIPGRLRYKVFYTIEHAAKFILEYGGSVAVKPAGQAGGKGVKVIADLEAYLTQDKREALTKSVNDIGSLYNKEGEPRIIIEEKVDGPEYTLHVLTDGKTTIPLPLAQDYKNAYQDGIGPETGGMGSISGPTELLPFINSEEYQTTYDIVKRTIDAIYKETGENYVGVIAGQMMLTELWGPTVIEYYSRLGDPEASAIIPRIESDFGEIIEFTATGHLSKARIKLNDQPSIVKAIATLGYPISKQMASGRKIVLDLDKMKEHGCMVFFGSVALEGMQLITKGSRALEIVAIGDFREASENLDKCIQYVNSDTKLIYRTDIGRTVEYQIEKAEIIRYSYKNREKRGILGVSADWSPNGGLW; encoded by the coding sequence ATGAAAGTATTACTAGTTGGGGATGGTGCAAGAGAAAACGTCCTAGCTCATTCACTAGAAAAATCCACTAAAGGCTATAAGGTTTACGCACTGTCAACATACATTAATCCCGGAATTAATTCAGTAGTGAAAACCACTGGTGGAGAGTATTTTATAGGTAACATAAACTCACCAGAAATTGTTAAGGAAGTGATTAAGAAAGTAAACCCAGATTTTGGAGTAGTTGGGCCAGAGGACCCATTATTCCGTGGAATTGCAGACGTTTTTAGACAAGAGGGAATACCAGTATTTGGAGCTAATAAAAAGTGCGCTAGGATAGAGGAATCCAAAGCATGGGCAAGAGAGTTAATGTGGAAGTATTCTATTCCAGGAAGGTTAAGGTATAAGGTATTTTATACAATAGAACACGCCGCAAAGTTCATATTAGAATATGGAGGTTCTGTTGCAGTTAAACCCGCTGGCCAAGCTGGAGGAAAAGGTGTTAAGGTAATAGCTGACTTAGAGGCTTACTTAACACAAGATAAAAGAGAGGCACTGACAAAAAGCGTAAACGATATAGGGAGTCTATACAACAAGGAAGGTGAGCCGAGAATCATTATAGAGGAGAAAGTTGACGGGCCAGAATACACACTTCATGTTTTAACTGACGGAAAAACAACTATTCCTCTACCTTTGGCTCAAGATTATAAGAACGCATATCAGGATGGGATAGGTCCTGAGACTGGAGGGATGGGGTCAATTTCTGGACCTACTGAATTACTCCCATTTATCAATAGCGAGGAGTACCAAACAACTTATGACATAGTTAAAAGGACTATAGATGCAATATATAAAGAGACTGGAGAGAATTACGTAGGAGTCATAGCAGGGCAAATGATGTTAACTGAACTTTGGGGGCCTACGGTAATTGAATATTACTCAAGACTTGGTGATCCAGAGGCTTCAGCCATAATTCCAAGAATAGAGTCTGATTTTGGAGAAATAATTGAGTTTACTGCTACTGGACATTTGAGTAAAGCTCGTATAAAATTAAATGACCAACCTTCTATAGTAAAAGCTATTGCTACTTTAGGATATCCTATCTCGAAACAAATGGCATCTGGACGTAAGATTGTTTTGGATTTAGATAAGATGAAAGAGCATGGATGTATGGTATTTTTTGGATCTGTGGCGTTAGAGGGAATGCAGCTTATAACCAAAGGCTCCAGAGCTTTAGAAATAGTTGCAATAGGAGATTTCAGAGAAGCTTCTGAGAATTTGGATAAGTGTATTCAATACGTTAACAGCGATACTAAATTAATATATAGAACTGACATTGGAAGGACAGTTGAATATCAGATCGAGAAGGCTGAAATTATAAGATATTCTTATAAAAATAGAGAAAAAAGAGGAATTCTTGGAGTTTCTGCAGATTGGTCTCCCAATGGTGGGTTGTGGTGA
- a CDS encoding amidophosphoribosyltransferase, whose amino-acid sequence MAGILGILAFDDVWNVSRFLYYGLIGLQHRGYSRSGIAILNKQRNIFTKLENVAPEDLEIKDLNGWAGIGYAGIRNSYPMTVDNGAIVVDGIIDDTNILNQVIKEPEKIIDEIKKPISFIAISKEGQLIAYRDELGLKPLSIGGFGFDLAVISSEPTSMLVIGAEFKREINPGELVIVDKYHIESKQIRMPRKSYCTIEYVYQARIDSMVNEKDIYDLRVKIGEELALEYPIKADSVIGVPETALPFAIGYSRKLNIPLDLGFTRTGSPIRTMLSSDAFLKVVGVQLKLNPIKSAVKGKRIILIDDSMVTGTTLKNTIFNLRKLGAKELHVLIGSPKLISQCPYGVEVPEEKELISANLDDEKIARVLGADSIHWLSLEGLFRVIGHRNLCLGCMTKKYPW is encoded by the coding sequence ATGGCTGGAATACTAGGTATATTGGCATTCGATGATGTATGGAACGTATCTAGGTTTTTATATTATGGCCTAATAGGCTTACAACACAGAGGATACTCTAGAAGTGGAATAGCAATATTAAACAAGCAGAGAAATATATTTACTAAATTAGAGAACGTAGCACCTGAGGATCTTGAAATTAAAGACCTAAACGGATGGGCTGGAATAGGTTATGCTGGAATCAGAAATAGCTATCCCATGACAGTAGATAATGGCGCCATAGTCGTTGATGGGATAATAGATGATACAAATATTCTTAACCAAGTCATAAAGGAGCCGGAAAAGATAATAGATGAGATTAAAAAACCAATCTCGTTCATAGCGATAAGTAAAGAAGGCCAGTTAATAGCCTATAGAGATGAATTAGGACTTAAGCCACTTAGCATAGGTGGATTTGGATTTGATTTGGCGGTTATTTCCTCTGAGCCAACATCAATGCTTGTAATAGGAGCTGAGTTCAAAAGGGAAATTAATCCGGGAGAGTTGGTAATTGTTGACAAATACCATATTGAATCAAAACAAATAAGGATGCCTAGAAAATCATATTGTACTATAGAGTACGTATACCAAGCGAGAATAGACAGTATGGTCAACGAAAAAGATATCTATGACTTAAGAGTGAAAATAGGGGAAGAGTTAGCTTTAGAATACCCAATAAAGGCTGACTCAGTTATAGGAGTTCCAGAGACCGCATTACCTTTCGCAATAGGTTACTCTAGGAAATTAAACATACCACTAGACTTGGGTTTTACTAGAACTGGAAGCCCAATAAGGACAATGTTATCATCTGATGCTTTCCTAAAGGTGGTTGGGGTTCAACTTAAACTAAATCCAATAAAAAGTGCGGTAAAAGGAAAGAGAATAATTCTTATAGATGATTCAATGGTTACAGGAACTACACTTAAAAATACCATATTTAACTTGAGAAAACTGGGTGCAAAGGAACTCCATGTACTAATAGGAAGTCCTAAATTAATCTCGCAATGTCCATATGGAGTTGAGGTTCCTGAGGAAAAGGAATTAATCTCAGCTAATCTCGATGATGAAAAAATAGCTAGAGTTTTAGGTGCAGATTCTATACATTGGTTGAGTTTAGAAGGTCTATTCAGAGTTATCGGACATAGGAACCTCTGCTTAGGGTGTATGACTAAAAAATACCCATGGTGA
- the purF gene encoding amidophosphoribosyltransferase, giving the protein MGNIHDKCGIFAVSSPKEVNIQLLVEGIRLLQHRGQESAGIAYAENGEILTIKGPGLVDEVFKENLNKFIKNGIGHVRYSTSGKSSIEEAQPLGDSGVVVAFNGTISNYYQFGSFKVDTEFIYRFFKQKLTFHSIPDTVKEFMRVVDGGYSVAILLNDEEIVVFRDPRGFHPVVLGFLEGSLVVSSEDSVIRQLGGSVLKHILPGEVIIMKNGKILYDKVIYEEEKSYATCSFEYIYFARPDSNIDGHSVYSARIRLGELLAEKHPANGDIVVPVPDSSRPIALGFSRKSRIPLEEPLVRTISSVRSFIMPTQDKRNEVLEEKFGVVVDAVRDKRIVLIDDSIVRGNTMKRIISMLRNAGAKEIHVRIGSPMIKYPCYMGIDFPKREELIAHNKSEREIGNELNADSIEFLSVEEMVQAIGRRDLCNACFSGIYPLKFKYNSTELERVFGK; this is encoded by the coding sequence ATGGGTAACATACATGATAAATGTGGTATCTTTGCTGTATCTAGCCCTAAAGAAGTAAATATTCAACTACTAGTAGAGGGAATTAGACTACTTCAGCATAGAGGTCAAGAATCGGCAGGTATCGCATATGCTGAGAATGGGGAAATATTGACAATTAAGGGACCTGGACTTGTAGATGAAGTATTTAAGGAAAATCTTAATAAATTTATAAAAAATGGAATAGGCCATGTAAGATATTCAACAAGTGGAAAAAGCTCAATTGAAGAAGCACAACCTTTAGGTGACTCAGGCGTAGTTGTAGCATTTAATGGGACTATAAGTAACTATTATCAATTTGGTTCATTTAAAGTAGATACTGAATTTATATATAGGTTCTTTAAGCAAAAATTAACCTTTCACTCTATTCCCGATACCGTAAAGGAATTTATGAGAGTTGTTGATGGTGGATACTCTGTAGCTATTCTTTTGAACGATGAAGAGATTGTGGTATTTAGAGATCCTAGAGGATTTCATCCAGTTGTATTAGGATTTTTAGAAGGATCATTAGTGGTTTCCTCGGAGGATTCCGTTATTAGACAACTAGGTGGGAGCGTTTTGAAACACATTCTACCAGGGGAGGTGATAATAATGAAAAATGGCAAAATATTATATGACAAAGTGATCTATGAAGAAGAGAAGAGTTACGCTACTTGTTCCTTCGAATATATATATTTTGCAAGACCGGATTCTAATATAGATGGACATTCAGTCTACTCAGCTAGGATAAGGTTAGGTGAGTTATTGGCAGAGAAACATCCAGCTAATGGAGATATTGTGGTTCCAGTGCCAGACTCATCAAGACCGATAGCGTTGGGCTTTTCTAGAAAAAGTCGTATACCTTTGGAGGAACCTCTAGTTAGAACAATTTCCTCCGTAAGATCATTCATAATGCCAACTCAAGATAAGAGAAATGAGGTATTAGAAGAGAAATTTGGAGTGGTTGTTGATGCGGTAAGGGATAAAAGAATAGTTTTGATAGACGACTCAATAGTTAGGGGGAATACTATGAAGAGAATAATAAGTATGCTACGTAATGCTGGTGCCAAAGAAATTCATGTACGTATAGGATCACCCATGATAAAATACCCTTGTTATATGGGAATAGACTTTCCTAAAAGAGAAGAGTTAATTGCTCATAATAAATCTGAAAGAGAAATAGGAAATGAGTTGAATGCAGATTCTATTGAATTTCTAAGTGTTGAAGAGATGGTACAAGCAATAGGTAGAAGGGATTTATGCAACGCGTGTTTTTCTGGGATTTATCCTCTCAAATTTAAATATAATTCGACAGAGTTAGAAAGAGTATTTGGGAAGTGA
- the purL gene encoding phosphoribosylformylglycinamidine synthase subunit PurL — translation MGLNLLPIEMDDIRKRLDREPNEIEWRVIDAIWSEHCSYKSSKIFLKSFSIDSPNVIMGIKDWQDAGAVDIGDGWAIVIKVESHNHPSAIDPFNGAATGVGGIIRDIISKGAKPIALMDMIRVGNLKIRKNVWLLKNIIAGIAAYGNSIGVPVVSGELSFDDTYNDNPLVDVAAIGIVRKDKIKPSIVDKAGLKLVLAGLTGIDGLGGASFASRKLSGEDEIGAVQIADPFAGKIILDVTLEIADKVEAIKDLGGGGLAVAVTEMANGLGAIVDIEKIPLRVKNMDPADVIISETQERMLYAVEEKNVEEVCKAFEEYEYPCSVIGEITSEPIIKFRYFGKDLVSLPTNALLEPPKFLWPIKNVRKNVEEKNVDLPLESTIYTVLSHPDLVSKEWAYSQFDYEVNTSTVVKPGDADSAVVSLPNGKLLAIKADGNPDLCSEDAYECGKGIVAEAYRNLATVGARGIVAVDHLQFGDPKKPEVYYTFVEAIRGIGEATRFFNIPIVGGKVSFYNENSQGKPIKPTPLIVMAGLVQGKLLKNRVEDSSYVVLLGYTRKELGGSLLSKIFKVPSQAPKVRLQEDLLSSEVVIDAINEEKITFAKDISRGGLVASLFNIIVHGYGVEISTKSILSDTDNVVENLFSESSGRFVILTNEPEWIVEKSRSKGIVASIIGKVNKKTSILTIDNTDYDLKTIVNNYFNFLEEVIGNG, via the coding sequence ATGGGCTTAAATCTTCTCCCGATAGAAATGGACGACATTCGAAAAAGGTTAGATAGAGAACCTAATGAGATTGAGTGGAGGGTGATTGACGCTATATGGTCAGAACATTGTTCTTATAAGTCATCTAAAATCTTCTTGAAGAGCTTTTCCATAGATAGCCCCAATGTCATAATGGGCATAAAAGACTGGCAAGATGCTGGAGCAGTGGACATAGGAGATGGATGGGCCATAGTAATAAAGGTTGAAAGCCATAACCATCCGTCCGCAATTGATCCATTTAATGGTGCCGCAACAGGTGTAGGAGGAATAATAAGGGACATTATCAGCAAGGGGGCTAAACCAATTGCACTCATGGACATGATAAGGGTTGGAAATCTAAAAATAAGGAAAAACGTATGGTTACTTAAAAACATAATTGCGGGCATTGCGGCATATGGAAATAGTATTGGAGTTCCAGTAGTTAGTGGGGAATTATCATTCGATGATACATATAATGATAATCCGCTAGTAGATGTAGCAGCAATTGGAATAGTTAGAAAAGATAAGATAAAACCAAGTATCGTAGATAAAGCAGGACTTAAATTAGTGTTAGCAGGACTTACTGGAATTGATGGTTTAGGTGGGGCTTCATTCGCGTCCAGAAAGTTAAGTGGTGAAGATGAAATTGGAGCAGTACAGATAGCTGATCCTTTCGCTGGGAAAATTATACTAGATGTAACCTTAGAGATTGCTGATAAGGTAGAGGCTATTAAGGACTTAGGTGGCGGAGGGCTAGCAGTTGCTGTAACTGAGATGGCAAATGGACTTGGTGCTATAGTAGATATAGAGAAAATTCCGTTACGTGTAAAAAATATGGATCCTGCAGACGTAATCATATCTGAAACACAAGAGAGAATGTTATACGCAGTGGAGGAGAAAAACGTTGAGGAAGTATGTAAAGCTTTTGAAGAGTACGAATATCCTTGCAGTGTAATAGGTGAGATAACTAGTGAACCAATAATTAAGTTTAGATATTTTGGTAAAGATCTCGTTTCCCTGCCCACAAACGCGTTACTGGAGCCACCGAAGTTTTTATGGCCAATAAAAAACGTTAGGAAGAACGTTGAAGAGAAAAATGTTGATTTACCGTTAGAAAGCACAATATACACTGTATTATCACATCCGGATTTGGTAAGTAAAGAATGGGCTTATTCGCAGTTCGATTATGAAGTAAATACCTCAACAGTAGTCAAACCCGGTGATGCTGATAGCGCAGTAGTTTCGCTTCCTAATGGCAAGTTATTAGCGATAAAAGCCGATGGAAATCCTGACTTGTGCTCTGAGGATGCATATGAGTGTGGAAAAGGAATCGTGGCAGAGGCTTATAGAAATTTGGCTACAGTAGGGGCTAGAGGAATAGTTGCAGTTGACCATTTACAGTTTGGGGATCCAAAGAAGCCAGAAGTTTACTATACTTTTGTAGAAGCAATAAGAGGTATAGGGGAGGCTACTAGATTCTTTAACATACCTATTGTTGGCGGTAAAGTATCATTTTATAATGAAAATAGTCAAGGAAAACCAATAAAGCCAACACCTTTAATAGTAATGGCAGGGCTAGTTCAAGGTAAATTACTTAAAAATAGAGTGGAAGATAGTTCATACGTTGTATTATTGGGGTACACACGAAAAGAATTAGGAGGATCACTATTATCAAAGATATTCAAGGTTCCTAGCCAAGCTCCTAAAGTAAGGTTACAAGAGGATCTATTATCTTCTGAGGTAGTAATTGATGCTATAAATGAGGAGAAAATTACATTTGCGAAGGATATAAGTAGAGGTGGCCTAGTGGCTTCTCTTTTCAACATAATAGTTCATGGATACGGAGTAGAAATAAGTACTAAGAGTATTTTGAGCGATACTGACAATGTTGTAGAGAATTTATTCTCTGAAAGTAGTGGACGTTTCGTTATCTTAACTAATGAACCAGAATGGATAGTTGAAAAGAGCAGGAGTAAAGGTATTGTAGCATCTATAATAGGAAAAGTTAATAAAAAAACCAGTATATTAACCATTGACAATACAGATTATGATCTTAAAACTATAGTTAATAATTACTTTAATTTTCTTGAGGAAGTGATAGGTAATGGGTAA
- the purQ gene encoding phosphoribosylformylglycinamidine synthase I has translation MIAIVKFPGTTCEADVYKALMEAGVPTVIVKYKEFDPDKYNGVILPGGFSFGDYLRAGSIAASTETIKKVRKMAEEGKIVIGICNGFQILVESGLLKGALLPNLKLRFISKWVYLKVIRTDTVLTKGLDKKIIRMPIAHAEGRYYVDDVDYAKTNMVLQYCDENGNVSEDTNPNGSLLNIASIANEEGNVIGMMPHPERASFKLTSVDGTVDGLILLRRLGKWA, from the coding sequence ATGATTGCAATAGTTAAGTTCCCTGGTACTACTTGTGAAGCTGATGTCTATAAGGCGTTAATGGAGGCCGGAGTCCCCACAGTGATAGTAAAGTATAAGGAATTCGATCCAGATAAATATAATGGAGTAATTTTACCTGGAGGATTTAGCTTTGGTGATTATTTAAGAGCTGGAAGTATTGCAGCTAGTACAGAAACTATAAAGAAAGTTAGGAAAATGGCAGAAGAAGGAAAAATAGTAATTGGAATATGTAATGGGTTCCAAATCCTTGTTGAAAGTGGACTATTAAAAGGGGCCTTGTTACCAAATTTAAAATTAAGATTTATCTCGAAGTGGGTTTACCTTAAGGTAATTAGAACCGATACAGTCCTAACTAAGGGACTAGACAAGAAAATAATAAGAATGCCCATAGCTCATGCAGAAGGTCGCTATTATGTAGATGATGTAGATTATGCAAAAACAAACATGGTTCTTCAATATTGTGATGAGAACGGGAATGTAAGTGAGGATACAAATCCCAACGGATCATTGCTTAATATAGCATCAATAGCCAATGAAGAAGGGAATGTAATAGGAATGATGCCACATCCGGAGAGGGCTTCCTTTAAACTGACCTCAGTTGATGGAACAGTGGATGGATTAATTCTTTTGAGGAGGTTAGGAAAATGGGCTTAA